Below is a window of Paraburkholderia kururiensis DNA.
CAATTTCCTGATGTCGGGCGATACGCCTTCGCTCACGGTCTCCGGCACGGTGGACCTGAACGACGCCAACGTGCTGGACCCGAACAAGGCGCCGTTCTTCGCCGCGCGCGCGGTGCACGTGGCGGCGTCCACGCTCGAGCCGCTCAAGAGCGTCTATCACTTCGACGAGATCCGGCTGGACGGCGCGGATGCCACCCTCACGCGCGACAAGTCCGGCGTGCTGAGCGTGCAGCGGATGTTCGCGGGTTCACCGCAGACGTCGGCAGGGGCGTCTGCGGCGCATGTCGGCAGTGCGCCGGTTGCAGGGCCGGCGCCGGGTGCAGCGGCGTCGGCATCGGCTTCCGCTGGCGCTTCAGCGGCTTCCGCGTCGTCGGGCGCTGCGTCGGCGGCCACTGCGGCGTCCGCCCCGAAATCCGAAACGGCCACCACAGCCGCTGCACCGCTCGACCTCGCCATCAAGCGCTTCGCCCTCAACGACAGCATCCTGCGCTTCACCGACGAAACGCCGTCGAAGCCCGTCGCGTTCGGTCCCACGAAAGTCTCGGCCACGCTCGCGGATTTTTCGACGCTCGCCAAAACGAACGCGCACTACGGGCTGAACCTGGCGTTCGACGGCGGCGGGTCGCTTGCCGTGAGCGGCGCGTTGGGCCTCGTGGCGAAGACGGCCGACGCGAAGATCGACGTCAACGCATTGCCGCTCGCGCCGCGCCAACCGTATCTGGACAGCGTGACGGCCGCGCAGATGCTGGACGGCACGCTCACCGCGCACGCGAACGTCAGCGCGAACTGGGGCGCCACGCCGTTCCAGCTCCAGGTGGGCGCCAGCGACATGCAGCTGAAGTCGCTGAAGGTCGCCATGCGAGGGGCTGCACGCGGCTCGAGCGGCTCAAGCGGCGCGAGCAACGAACCCGCCATTGCCCTGGCCGACGGCCGCGTCCAGGTGAAGAAGGTGGACCTGGCCGCTCACACAGCGGACATCGACGCGGTAGACCTCAAAGGCCTGAAGGTGAACGCGGAACGTCGCAAGGACGGCCGCATCGACCTGGCCGACCTCGCAGGCACGCACGAGATAGCGCATGAACCCGCGTCTTCCCATCCCGCCGCCCACGCAGCGGGAAAGACCTCCCAACCGACCGCGCCCGAATGGCACTACCGCATCGGCACGCTCTCGCTCGCGGATTCCGAAGCCAACTTCACCGACAGCACCACGGCACGGCCGGTGAAGCTCAACGTCGCGCCGCTGCAACTCAAGATCCAGCAGATCACGGACAACATGAGCCGTCCGTTGCCCGTGGAACTGCACGCCACCGTGAACCGCAAGGGCACGCTCGGCGTGACGGGCGACGTGACGCCCACGCCGCTGAAGGCCGCGGTGCGCGTGAATGCGGACCGACTCGACGTGGCCGCGCTGGAGCCGTACTTCGGCAATGTGCTCAACGTGACGATTGCGAGCGCGTTCGTCACCGCGAATGGCGACCTCGCGGCCTCGCAGGGCAACGCGCTCAAGGCGTCGTATCGCGGCGACGCGGCGCTCGTGGACGTGCGGATGCTCGACAAGGCGACGTCGGACCCGTTTGCCGGCTGGCGCTCGCTTGCGCTCACGAACCTGAAGGCCAATTACGACGAGCGCGGCACCGACGTGGACGCCGCCCGCGTCACGTTCTCGAACTTCTACGGTCGCGTGCTGCTCGATGCGCAAGGCAAGCTCAATCTCAAGGACGTGGTGGCGCATCAGACCGGCGAGGCGCAGTCGCTCACGCGCGACAACAGCGGCAAGGCGCCCGTGCCGCTCTCGCCGCCCACGGCGGCGGAAGCGGCGGCAGCGTCGGCCGCCGCGGCGGCTACGGCGAAGCAGGCGTCCGCCGCGCGGCCCGCGTCGGCGCCGTCCGTTACGGTGGTGGCGGCGAAAGAGCCGGAGAGCCCGGTGCGCATGCACTTCGGCGAACTGCTGCTGCGTAGCGGCCGCGTGACCTACACGGACAACTTCGTGAAGCCGAACTACACGGCGAACCTGGTCGACATTCAGGGCAAGGTGGGTGCATTTGGCACGCAGTCCACCACGCCCGCGCCTGTCGACGTAGCTGCGAAGCTTGCGGCCAACGGGCCGGTCGCCATTCGCGGTTCGGTGAATCCGCTCATCGAAAAGCCGCAGCTCGACCTCACGGCCACCGCGCACGACGTGGAACTCACCAACCTCACGCCGTATTCCACGAAGTACGCGGGCTATCCGATCACGAAGGGCAAGCTCAACGTCGATCTGCACTACAAGCTCGAGAACAACCAGCTGACCGCGAACAATCACCTGTTCATCGACCAGCTCACGTTCGGCGATCACGTCGAGAACGACACGGCGACGAAGCTGCCCGTGCGCCTCGCCATCTCGCTGCTCAAGAATTCGAAAGGGCAGATCGATGTGAACATTCCGGTGTCGGGCTCGCTCGACAATCCGCAGTTCAGTTTCGGCAGCCTGATCTGGCA
It encodes the following:
- a CDS encoding DUF748 domain-containing protein, with product MASINKAFLTSSLRAVRDAAHSRRARRIGIGLVVFLVLFGLLGFFAAPPLIRHIAAQQLSQQLDRPVSIGRIALNPYTLRFEADRVHIGERGGSGDFADVERLIVKPSWTSLFRGAAIVDELQIDSPRFHIVRYDAQRFNFSDLIEKFSKPSQPSSKPTPFSISNIHLENGRVEFDDRLLGEQHVVDRWSLGVPFIATLASKTDIFVEPLLRARIDGSQLAIDGKTLPFAASRQSQVSLRLDALDVPRLISYVPAKLPVTVQSGKLSTDLKLNFLMSGDTPSLTVSGTVDLNDANVLDPNKAPFFAARAVHVAASTLEPLKSVYHFDEIRLDGADATLTRDKSGVLSVQRMFAGSPQTSAGASAAHVGSAPVAGPAPGAAASASASAGASAASASSGAASAATAASAPKSETATTAAAPLDLAIKRFALNDSILRFTDETPSKPVAFGPTKVSATLADFSTLAKTNAHYGLNLAFDGGGSLAVSGALGLVAKTADAKIDVNALPLAPRQPYLDSVTAAQMLDGTLTAHANVSANWGATPFQLQVGASDMQLKSLKVAMRGAARGSSGSSGASNEPAIALADGRVQVKKVDLAAHTADIDAVDLKGLKVNAERRKDGRIDLADLAGTHEIAHEPASSHPAAHAAGKTSQPTAPEWHYRIGTLSLADSEANFTDSTTARPVKLNVAPLQLKIQQITDNMSRPLPVELHATVNRKGTLGVTGDVTPTPLKAAVRVNADRLDVAALEPYFGNVLNVTIASAFVTANGDLAASQGNALKASYRGDAALVDVRMLDKATSDPFAGWRSLALTNLKANYDERGTDVDAARVTFSNFYGRVLLDAQGKLNLKDVVAHQTGEAQSLTRDNSGKAPVPLSPPTAAEAAAASAAAAATAKQASAARPASAPSVTVVAAKEPESPVRMHFGELLLRSGRVTYTDNFVKPNYTANLVDIQGKVGAFGTQSTTPAPVDVAAKLAANGPVAIRGSVNPLIEKPQLDLTATAHDVELTNLTPYSTKYAGYPITKGKLNVDLHYKLENNQLTANNHLFIDQLTFGDHVENDTATKLPVRLAISLLKNSKGQIDVNIPVSGSLDNPQFSFGSLIWHAVLNLLQKAVTSPFTLLANAFGGGGEELGYVEFAPGSAELTEADNQKLDKIAKALADKPSVKIDLIGRVDPAVDEPALRNLYVDRLVRQQKLKDTIGKGESVDPMSIKVDPAEYESYLAKVYKAADFKKPRNFIGLTKSLPADEMKSALAEHAPINEASLRDLAQRRAQSVQQYFDGKVDSSRVFIVAPKLNADGISDKGAATRVDFGLK